Proteins from a single region of Longimicrobium sp.:
- a CDS encoding lanthionine synthetase LanC family protein, giving the protein MEPQPHVPAAEPGTADFFLEVAARMGARVAAAAQWQPDGRSCTWTVMSPDRDHPELRVAKPTTASGTLYEGTSGIGLFLAELWNATGRTDDALARAAAGAIRFALDETAQLPEASFGFHGGRVGIAYAAAVVGRLLGEPELLKGAEDALRPAAGQERQDRGLDVIGGGGGAVQALIALATWLDDAELPMGIARGLGEHLIAAAEHEPGGWAWGTMRGSAQRHLCGYAHGSAGVGHALLELYLATGDSRYRYAMEQAFLYENQFFSAEASNWPDLRHNELGEYLYAGRQEELRQRLLGGEVLAPQPPRYMSAWCHGAPGIGLSRLRAWQTLGEQQYLDDAKAALQSTLDSLADARMNYSLCHGRGGNAETLMVAAEILGDEQYLQRPREAAMEGWEAYESQGKPWPCGTMQGVSDPGLLLGDSGIAYFLLRLARPETPSVLLVTPPAETRAADDGGAGYAALRDETLKEHFGRTLALFELLGESDPIAPRGPGLPERSDVDVAREALAARVRGQDDPSRRDLLADAFRLDRERYDLARSVTDFTDEFVENLVRVPDDEVRWSEARIGLSSRARVVHGAWDWDAYLEAEAEDRGEPEEADTFYLLQASGARVTVRRLSPFAALVLQAVETPATLDEVVDRVQDAISTDGEGPGREWLEDRVTEQLRQAYRAGFVAAENGVTAGAA; this is encoded by the coding sequence ATGGAGCCACAGCCCCACGTCCCCGCGGCCGAGCCCGGCACGGCGGACTTCTTCCTCGAAGTCGCCGCGCGCATGGGCGCCCGCGTGGCCGCCGCCGCCCAGTGGCAGCCCGACGGCCGGTCGTGCACCTGGACGGTGATGTCGCCCGACCGCGACCACCCCGAGCTGCGCGTGGCCAAGCCCACCACCGCCAGCGGCACCCTGTACGAGGGCACCAGCGGCATCGGCCTGTTCCTGGCCGAGCTGTGGAACGCCACCGGGCGGACCGACGACGCGCTGGCCCGCGCCGCCGCCGGCGCCATCCGCTTCGCGCTGGACGAGACGGCGCAGCTCCCCGAGGCCTCGTTCGGCTTCCACGGCGGGCGCGTGGGGATCGCCTACGCCGCGGCCGTCGTCGGCCGGCTGCTGGGCGAGCCGGAGCTGCTGAAGGGGGCGGAAGACGCGCTCCGCCCCGCGGCCGGCCAGGAGCGGCAGGACCGCGGCCTCGACGTGATCGGCGGCGGCGGCGGCGCCGTCCAGGCGCTGATCGCGCTGGCCACCTGGCTGGACGACGCGGAGCTGCCGATGGGGATCGCCCGGGGGCTGGGCGAGCACCTGATCGCCGCGGCCGAGCACGAGCCCGGCGGCTGGGCATGGGGGACGATGCGCGGCTCGGCGCAGCGCCACCTCTGCGGCTACGCGCACGGCTCGGCCGGCGTGGGGCACGCGCTGCTGGAGCTGTACCTGGCCACGGGCGACAGCCGCTACCGCTACGCGATGGAGCAGGCCTTCCTGTACGAGAACCAGTTCTTCAGCGCCGAGGCCAGCAACTGGCCCGACCTGCGCCACAACGAGCTGGGCGAGTACCTGTACGCCGGCCGCCAGGAGGAGCTGCGCCAGCGTCTCCTCGGCGGCGAGGTGCTGGCCCCGCAGCCGCCGCGCTACATGAGCGCGTGGTGCCACGGCGCGCCGGGGATCGGGCTCAGCCGCCTGCGCGCCTGGCAGACGCTGGGCGAGCAGCAGTACCTGGACGACGCGAAGGCGGCGCTGCAGTCCACGCTCGACTCGCTGGCCGACGCGCGGATGAACTACTCGCTCTGCCACGGCCGTGGCGGCAACGCCGAGACGCTGATGGTGGCCGCCGAGATCCTGGGCGACGAGCAGTACCTCCAGCGCCCGCGCGAGGCGGCCATGGAGGGGTGGGAGGCGTACGAGTCGCAGGGGAAGCCGTGGCCGTGCGGGACCATGCAGGGCGTGAGCGACCCCGGCCTCCTGCTGGGCGACTCGGGGATCGCCTACTTCCTCCTGCGCCTCGCCCGCCCGGAGACGCCCTCCGTGCTCCTCGTCACCCCGCCCGCGGAGACGCGCGCGGCCGACGACGGCGGCGCCGGGTACGCGGCGCTGCGCGACGAGACGCTGAAGGAGCACTTCGGCCGCACGCTGGCGCTCTTCGAGCTGCTGGGCGAGAGCGACCCCATCGCCCCGCGCGGGCCGGGGCTGCCGGAGCGCAGCGACGTGGACGTGGCGCGCGAGGCGCTGGCCGCGCGCGTGCGCGGGCAGGACGACCCGTCGCGCCGCGACCTGCTGGCCGACGCCTTCCGCCTGGACCGCGAGCGCTACGACCTGGCGCGCTCGGTGACCGACTTCACCGACGAGTTCGTCGAGAACCTGGTGCGCGTTCCCGACGACGAGGTGCGCTGGTCCGAGGCGCGCATCGGCCTGAGCTCGCGCGCCCGGGTGGTGCACGGCGCGTGGGACTGGGACGCGTACCTCGAGGCCGAGGCCGAGGACCGCGGCGAGCCGGAGGAGGCCGACACCTTCTACCTGCTGCAGGCCAGCGGCGCGCGCGTGACCGTGCGCCGCCTGAGCCCCTTCGCCGCGCTGGTGCTGCAGGCGGTGGAGACGCCCGCCACGCTCGACGAGGTGGTGGACCGCGTGCAGGACGCCATCTCCACCGACGGCGAGGGGCCGGGGCGCGAGTGGCTGGAGGACCGCGTGACCGAGCAGCTGCGCCAGGCCTATCGCGCCGGCTTCGTCGCCGCCGAGAACGGCGTCACGGCGGGCGCGGCGTAG
- a CDS encoding thiopeptide-type bacteriocin biosynthesis protein — protein sequence MLRPWPDDSRWLAAHLFFTRAHGIYTPECDRVVMEVAEPFVRRFQREGWGDGHFFIRYSEHGPHVRLRLHGTADVMESTVWPALQEHVRALYPDVAFEKPDIPAYPTTYEPPVESDEPLALTHVALIEYEPETDRYGGPDGVRLAERFFEVSSEAAYALMQRMGTERSSRLGKGLLTMVEMVHVFTRGDREMAVRWAQQYNTGYLRGVARDEEGRQAWLGAFDSGYDAQAETLGEYVEEVWSRMNEGEALSEALDLYRDGLLEVRGHFDELYDQGRLSRAPEPFTAREQAVIAICSSYLHMMNNRLGITIQEESYLAYLIMRTLQRDPPAAEAEDEDQAAPAAAEG from the coding sequence ATGCTGCGGCCGTGGCCTGACGACTCGCGCTGGCTGGCGGCGCACCTCTTCTTCACCCGCGCGCACGGGATCTACACCCCCGAGTGCGACCGCGTGGTGATGGAGGTGGCCGAGCCGTTCGTCCGCCGCTTCCAGCGCGAGGGGTGGGGCGACGGGCACTTCTTCATCCGCTACAGCGAGCACGGGCCGCACGTCCGCCTCCGTCTCCACGGCACGGCGGATGTGATGGAGAGCACCGTCTGGCCCGCGCTGCAGGAGCACGTCCGCGCACTCTATCCCGACGTGGCGTTCGAGAAGCCCGACATTCCCGCGTACCCCACCACGTACGAGCCGCCGGTGGAGTCCGACGAGCCGCTGGCGCTCACCCACGTGGCGCTCATCGAGTACGAGCCCGAGACCGACCGCTACGGCGGCCCCGACGGCGTGCGCCTGGCCGAGCGCTTCTTCGAGGTCAGCAGCGAGGCCGCGTACGCGCTGATGCAGCGCATGGGCACCGAGCGCTCGTCGCGGCTGGGAAAGGGCCTGCTGACCATGGTGGAGATGGTGCACGTGTTCACCCGCGGCGACCGCGAGATGGCCGTGCGCTGGGCGCAGCAGTACAACACCGGCTACCTGCGCGGCGTGGCCCGCGACGAGGAGGGGCGGCAGGCGTGGCTGGGCGCCTTCGACAGCGGCTACGACGCGCAGGCCGAAACGCTGGGCGAGTACGTGGAAGAGGTGTGGAGCCGGATGAACGAGGGCGAGGCGCTTTCCGAGGCGCTGGACCTGTACCGCGACGGGCTGCTGGAGGTGCGCGGCCACTTCGACGAGCTGTACGACCAGGGGAGGCTGAGCCGCGCGCCCGAGCCGTTCACCGCGCGCGAGCAGGCGGTCATCGCCATCTGCTCCAGCTACCTGCACATGATGAACAACCGGCTGGGCATCACCATCCAGGAAGAAAGCTACCTGGCGTACCTGATCATGCGCACCCTGCAGCGCGACCCGCCCGCGGCCGAAGCCGAGGACGAGGACCAGGCCGCCCCGGCGGCCGCCGAAGGGTGA